A stretch of Myxococcus hansupus DNA encodes these proteins:
- a CDS encoding M91 family zinc metallopeptidase, with protein sequence MDTSKTPKTEASSRPGAPRPTPSELQTGKDNLRRTDYGVTHPDLQGIRTRRDNGQSGADFADFTRDTRVSTDTLMSQPNGRRMMTELNGRTQAVNPGVTGTQRQPLTVADIYSGRNAGMPNSHVPRNDGTYASTRPAYRYDGMPGAGRPSNINYNEQGGAQRFNSLGHESVHAWRASNGLQVSPLAASKHANAPVFNQHPQYTTPMKETVEERLRLREEFETIGLRPTPHTPAGWAPSENAIRAEHGLPSRQDYSGFRPGNNSIDESFKIYDQGTDNRTFLQRRVLGEPSPMGRIVNDLEG encoded by the coding sequence AGCGAGCTGCAGACGGGCAAGGACAACCTGCGCCGCACGGACTACGGCGTGACGCATCCGGACCTCCAGGGCATCCGCACGCGCCGCGACAACGGCCAGTCCGGCGCGGACTTCGCGGACTTCACGCGGGACACGCGTGTCTCCACGGACACGCTGATGAGCCAGCCCAACGGCCGGCGGATGATGACGGAGCTCAACGGCCGCACGCAGGCGGTGAACCCGGGCGTGACGGGCACGCAGCGCCAGCCGCTGACGGTGGCGGACATCTACTCGGGCCGCAACGCCGGGATGCCCAACTCGCACGTGCCCCGGAACGACGGCACGTACGCCTCGACGCGGCCGGCGTATCGCTACGACGGCATGCCGGGCGCGGGCCGGCCCAGCAACATCAACTACAACGAGCAGGGCGGCGCGCAGCGCTTCAACAGCCTGGGCCACGAGTCGGTCCACGCGTGGCGCGCGTCCAACGGCCTCCAGGTCAGCCCGCTGGCGGCCAGCAAGCACGCCAACGCGCCCGTCTTCAACCAGCACCCCCAGTACACCACGCCCATGAAGGAGACGGTCGAGGAGCGCCTGCGCCTGCGTGAGGAGTTCGAGACGATTGGCCTGCGCCCCACGCCGCACACGCCCGCGGGCTGGGCGCCCAGCGAGAACGCGATTCGCGCGGAGCACGGGCTGCCCTCGCGGCAGGACTACTCGGGCTTCCGCCCTGGCAACAACAGCATCGATGAGAGCTTCAAGATCTACGACCAGGGCACCGACAACCGCACCTTCTTGCAGAGGCGGGTGCTCGGCGAGCCGTCGCCCATGGGCCGCATCGTGAACGACCTGGAGGGCTGA